The Longimicrobium sp. genome contains a region encoding:
- a CDS encoding M14 family zinc carboxypeptidase produces MPRAFRAAAVTVLLAASGLHAQVRLTTPQEQFGHAIGADYQLPNYTQLVAYWQKLAQQSDRMKLVDIGRTAEGRTQYMAIVSSPQNLRNAEHYRQIAERLAHARGVDSLEARRLAQEGKAIVWIDGGLHASEVLGAQQLMETLWQLVSRNDPETTRILNDCIVLFVHANPDGMELVSNWYMRDTDPQKRTLNYLPRLYQKYIGHDNNRDFYASTQPETENMNRVMYTQWFPQIVYNHHQTGPTGTVMFAPPFRDPFNYLYDPLVPVEIDLVGAAMHSRFEAEGKPGVTMRKGSSYSTWWNGGLRTTAYFHNMIGLLTETIGNPTPMDIPFVVGQQLPRADLPMPIEPQRWHFRQSIDYSVTANYAVLDVASRYRETFLYRIWRMGANSIDRGSRDNWTTYPARLDAIADSIRARRGNPGANAVMVPGGQFQGAPNPQESARLLAMLRRPELRDPRGYVIPADQADFPTATKLVDALLENGIEVMRATSSFTLAGKTYPRGSYVIRADQPFRPHLLDMFEPQDHPNDFLYPGGPPIPPYDVAGWTLAYQMNVKFDRILDGFTGPFERVQGFDAPVPPAEVPQPRYNPEGYVLSPTQNDAFTAVNRLLAAGVPVSRIEAEGPGNGLHAGDFYVPAHGRAVLDSIDAMARGLGVHFQPVSHAPRGMRPLRRLRVGLWDRYGGSMPSGWTRWIFEQFRFPYQLVYAPELDAGNLNAKYDVLVFVDGGIPAADRQGGGGGGFGGMPDPATVPAEFRNQIGSVTVARTVPQLRAFLENGGTVVTIGGSTALARHLGLPVYDALVERAADGTEHHLPNEKFYIPGSILRVAVDPSQPAAWGMDDHADVMFDESPVMRLGDDAAARGVRRIAWFDSERPLRSGWAWGQQYLNGNVAAAEADVGRGRLYLFGPEIAFRGQPHGTFKLLFNSLYSAAETR; encoded by the coding sequence ATGCCGAGAGCGTTCCGCGCGGCGGCCGTCACGGTACTGCTGGCCGCGTCCGGCCTGCACGCGCAAGTCCGCCTCACCACCCCGCAGGAGCAGTTCGGCCACGCCATCGGCGCCGACTACCAGCTCCCCAACTACACGCAGCTGGTGGCGTACTGGCAGAAGCTGGCGCAGCAGAGCGACCGCATGAAGCTGGTGGACATCGGCCGTACCGCCGAGGGGCGCACGCAGTACATGGCCATCGTCAGCAGCCCGCAGAACCTGCGCAATGCCGAGCACTACCGGCAGATCGCCGAGCGGCTGGCGCACGCGCGCGGCGTGGACTCGCTGGAGGCGCGGCGGCTGGCGCAGGAGGGGAAGGCGATCGTGTGGATCGACGGCGGGCTGCACGCCAGCGAGGTGCTGGGCGCGCAGCAGCTGATGGAAACGCTCTGGCAGCTCGTCTCGCGCAACGACCCCGAGACGACAAGGATCCTGAACGACTGTATCGTCCTGTTCGTGCACGCCAATCCCGACGGGATGGAGCTGGTCTCCAACTGGTACATGCGCGACACCGATCCGCAGAAGCGCACGCTGAACTATCTTCCCCGCCTGTACCAGAAGTACATCGGCCACGACAACAACCGGGACTTCTACGCCTCCACGCAGCCGGAGACGGAGAACATGAACCGGGTGATGTACACGCAGTGGTTCCCGCAGATCGTCTACAACCACCACCAGACGGGGCCCACGGGAACGGTGATGTTCGCGCCGCCCTTCCGCGACCCGTTCAACTACCTGTACGACCCGCTGGTCCCCGTGGAGATCGACCTGGTGGGCGCGGCCATGCACTCGCGCTTCGAGGCCGAGGGGAAGCCGGGGGTGACGATGCGGAAGGGGTCCAGCTACTCCACCTGGTGGAACGGCGGGCTGCGGACCACGGCGTACTTCCACAACATGATCGGGCTGCTGACCGAGACCATCGGCAACCCCACGCCGATGGACATCCCCTTCGTGGTCGGCCAGCAGCTCCCGCGCGCCGACCTGCCGATGCCCATCGAGCCGCAGCGCTGGCACTTCCGGCAGTCGATCGACTACTCGGTGACGGCGAACTACGCGGTGCTCGACGTGGCCAGCCGCTACCGCGAGACCTTCCTCTACCGCATCTGGCGGATGGGGGCGAACTCGATCGACCGCGGCAGCCGCGACAACTGGACGACGTACCCCGCGCGGCTGGACGCCATCGCCGACAGCATCCGCGCGCGCCGCGGCAACCCGGGCGCCAACGCGGTGATGGTGCCCGGCGGCCAGTTCCAGGGCGCGCCCAACCCGCAGGAGTCCGCCCGGCTGCTGGCCATGCTGCGCCGGCCGGAGCTGCGCGACCCGCGCGGTTACGTGATCCCCGCCGACCAGGCGGACTTCCCCACGGCCACCAAGCTGGTCGACGCGCTGCTGGAGAACGGAATCGAGGTGATGCGGGCGACCTCGTCCTTCACCCTCGCGGGGAAGACGTATCCCCGGGGCTCGTACGTGATCCGTGCGGACCAGCCCTTCCGGCCGCACCTGCTGGACATGTTCGAGCCGCAGGACCATCCGAACGACTTCCTGTATCCCGGCGGCCCGCCCATCCCCCCGTACGACGTGGCGGGGTGGACGCTGGCGTACCAGATGAACGTGAAGTTCGACCGCATCCTGGACGGCTTCACCGGCCCGTTCGAGCGCGTGCAGGGCTTCGACGCGCCGGTGCCGCCCGCGGAGGTCCCCCAGCCGCGCTACAACCCGGAGGGCTACGTCCTTTCCCCCACGCAGAACGACGCGTTCACCGCGGTGAACCGCCTGCTCGCGGCCGGCGTCCCGGTGAGCCGCATCGAGGCCGAGGGGCCGGGGAACGGCCTTCACGCGGGCGACTTCTACGTCCCGGCGCACGGGCGCGCGGTGCTGGACAGCATCGACGCGATGGCGCGCGGCCTGGGCGTGCACTTCCAGCCGGTGTCGCACGCGCCGCGGGGGATGCGCCCGCTCCGGCGGCTGCGCGTGGGGCTGTGGGACCGCTACGGCGGGTCCATGCCCAGCGGGTGGACGCGCTGGATCTTCGAGCAGTTCCGCTTCCCCTACCAGCTGGTGTACGCGCCCGAGCTGGACGCGGGGAACCTGAACGCGAAGTACGACGTGCTGGTGTTCGTGGACGGCGGCATCCCGGCGGCCGACCGGCAGGGCGGCGGGGGCGGGGGATTCGGGGGGATGCCGGATCCGGCGACGGTTCCCGCGGAGTTCCGCAACCAGATCGGCAGCGTGACGGTGGCGCGGACGGTGCCGCAGCTGCGCGCCTTCCTGGAGAACGGGGGGACGGTCGTCACCATCGGCGGATCGACGGCGCTGGCGCGGCACCTGGGGCTGCCGGTGTACGACGCGCTGGTGGAGCGCGCGGCCGACGGCACCGAGCATCACCTGCCGAACGAGAAGTTCTACATCCCCGGCTCCATCCTGCGCGTCGCGGTCGACCCGTCGCAGCCCGCCGCGTGGGGGATGGACGACCACGCCGACGTGATGTTCGACGAGAGCCCGGTGATGCGCCTGGGCGACGACGCGGCGGCGAGGGGGGTGCGCCGCATCGCCTGGTTCGACAGCGAGCGGCCGCTGCGCAGCGGGTGGGCGTGGGGACAGCAGTACCTGAACGGCAACGTGGCCGCCGCCGAGGCGGACGTGGGCCGCGGGCGGCTGTACCTGTTCGGCCCGGAGATCGCCTTCCGGGGCCAGCCGCACGGCACCTTCAAGCTCCTCTTCAACTCCCTCTACTCCGCCGCCGAGACGCGCTGA
- a CDS encoding oxidoreductase has protein sequence MPAADAARGRTALVLGATGLVGGHCVDLLLADPAWERVTTIGRRSIDREHPKLVQRLADLGRLEEEAGDAFAVDDVFCCLGTTIRKAGSREAFMRVDHDYPVAAATLASRRGARRFFLVSSLGADAGSRVFYNRVKGEVERDVAAVPFEGVALVRPSLMLGPRIERRIGERVAQVVMPLFSPVMRGPLRKYRAIDALAVARAMVRLARASFTGVRIVESDELQRLGG, from the coding sequence ATGCCGGCCGCTGACGCCGCGCGTGGCCGCACGGCGCTCGTGCTCGGCGCGACGGGGCTCGTGGGTGGGCACTGCGTGGACCTGCTGCTGGCCGACCCGGCGTGGGAGCGGGTGACGACGATCGGGCGGCGCAGTATCGATCGCGAGCATCCGAAGTTGGTGCAGCGGCTGGCCGACCTGGGGCGGCTGGAGGAGGAGGCGGGAGATGCGTTCGCGGTGGACGACGTGTTCTGCTGCCTGGGCACGACCATCCGCAAGGCCGGCTCGCGCGAGGCGTTCATGCGCGTGGACCACGACTACCCGGTCGCCGCGGCCACGCTGGCCAGCCGGCGCGGCGCGCGCCGCTTCTTCCTGGTCTCCTCGCTGGGCGCGGACGCCGGGTCGCGCGTGTTCTACAACCGCGTGAAGGGCGAGGTGGAGCGCGACGTGGCCGCGGTGCCGTTCGAGGGGGTGGCGCTGGTGCGCCCGTCGCTGATGCTGGGCCCGCGCATCGAGCGCCGCATCGGAGAAAGGGTCGCGCAGGTGGTGATGCCGCTCTTCTCGCCGGTGATGCGGGGACCGCTGCGAAAGTACCGCGCCATCGACGCGCTGGCCGTCGCCCGCGCGATGGTGCGGCTGGCGCGCGCGAGCTTCACCGGCGTGCGCATCGTCGAATCCGACGAGCTCCAGCGGCTGGGCGGCTGA
- a CDS encoding type II toxin-antitoxin system VapC family toxin, which produces MRSLPEPPLLLDTHVWIWAMTGAEGDLGQNARSAMTAAARAGRVLVSVISVWEVGMLEAKGRIHFSLEVGEWVRRALAASGTTLAPLTPEVALDSSRLPAPLHGDPADRILIATARRTGATLVTRDAKILEYGEQGMLSVIDAGR; this is translated from the coding sequence ATGCGTAGTCTTCCCGAGCCTCCGCTGCTGCTCGACACGCATGTGTGGATCTGGGCGATGACCGGGGCGGAGGGAGATCTCGGGCAGAACGCACGATCCGCCATGACCGCCGCAGCCCGGGCAGGGCGGGTGCTCGTCTCCGTCATCTCCGTCTGGGAGGTGGGGATGCTAGAGGCGAAAGGACGAATCCACTTCTCGCTGGAGGTGGGCGAATGGGTACGCCGCGCGCTCGCGGCGTCCGGAACCACGCTCGCGCCGCTGACACCCGAGGTCGCGCTCGACAGCTCGCGGCTTCCCGCGCCGCTGCATGGCGATCCGGCGGACCGCATCCTCATTGCCACCGCGCGGCGGACAGGAGCGACCCTGGTCACGCGCGACGCCAAGATCCTCGAATACGGAGAGCAGGGGATGCTTTCGGTGATCGATGCCGGCCGCTGA
- a CDS encoding type II toxin-antitoxin system Phd/YefM family antitoxin, giving the protein MYERDPSSKPRRVREAAARWETLPREQEWVSAADFKAQCLRLIEAVRQGQREVVVTRYGKPVAKLVPYPDETMSFIGHLKGTVVSHGDIVSPIGEEWEADTDA; this is encoded by the coding sequence ATGTACGAACGAGATCCGAGTTCCAAGCCGCGCCGCGTGCGTGAGGCGGCGGCGCGTTGGGAAACACTTCCTCGGGAGCAGGAGTGGGTGTCCGCTGCCGACTTCAAGGCCCAGTGCCTTCGCCTCATCGAGGCGGTGCGGCAGGGCCAGCGAGAAGTTGTCGTCACGCGCTACGGAAAGCCCGTGGCCAAGCTCGTCCCGTATCCAGACGAGACCATGTCCTTCATCGGCCATCTGAAAGGTACGGTCGTCTCCCACGGCGACATCGTCAGCCCAATCGGCGAGGAGTGGGAGGCAGACACCGATGCGTAG
- a CDS encoding DUF72 domain-containing protein encodes MARQKRGTGRTFVGISGWTYPGWRRVFYPEGLAHRRELEYASRKLDSIEINGSFYSLQRPTSYARWYDETPPGFVFAVKGSRFITHMLKLRNVETALPNFFASGVLRLREKLGPILWQFPERMPADFERFARFLEALPKTSGQAAEIAERHDGRLDGRAWTEAEAEIPLRHAFEIRHREFLGPDFVALLREHNAALVFADTAGRWPYAEDVTTDFAYVRLHGAEQLYASGYTDEQLDWWAARIREWRRGCQPADATCVADLALDTAAGRDVYVYFDNDAKVHAPFDAIRLKERLSG; translated from the coding sequence ATGGCGCGACAGAAGCGGGGCACGGGGCGGACGTTCGTGGGGATCTCGGGGTGGACGTATCCCGGGTGGCGGCGCGTGTTCTACCCCGAGGGGCTGGCGCACCGCCGCGAGCTGGAGTACGCCAGCCGGAAGCTGGACTCCATCGAGATCAATGGCTCGTTCTACTCCCTGCAGCGCCCCACCAGCTACGCCAGGTGGTACGACGAGACGCCGCCCGGCTTCGTGTTCGCGGTGAAGGGAAGCCGTTTCATCACCCACATGCTCAAGCTGCGCAACGTGGAGACGGCGCTGCCGAACTTCTTCGCCTCGGGCGTGCTGCGGCTGCGCGAGAAGCTGGGCCCCATCCTCTGGCAGTTCCCCGAGCGGATGCCGGCGGACTTCGAGCGCTTCGCCCGCTTTCTCGAGGCGCTGCCGAAGACCTCCGGCCAGGCGGCGGAGATCGCCGAGCGGCACGACGGTCGCCTCGACGGCCGTGCGTGGACGGAGGCGGAGGCGGAGATTCCGCTGCGGCACGCCTTCGAGATTCGCCATCGGGAGTTTCTCGGCCCCGACTTCGTCGCCCTGCTGCGCGAGCACAACGCGGCGCTGGTGTTCGCCGACACCGCCGGGCGCTGGCCGTATGCGGAGGACGTGACCACGGACTTCGCGTACGTGCGCCTGCACGGCGCCGAGCAGCTGTACGCCAGCGGCTACACCGACGAGCAGCTGGACTGGTGGGCCGCGCGCATCCGCGAGTGGCGGCGCGGCTGCCAGCCCGCCGACGCCACCTGCGTCGCGGACCTCGCCCTCGACACCGCCGCCGGGCGCGACGTGTACGTCTACTTCGACAACGACGCCAAGGTCCACGCGCCCTTCGACGCCATCCGGCTGAAGGAGCGTCTGAGTGGTTGA
- the fusA gene encoding elongation factor G, with product MASAPSFTTDRIRNVVVVGHGGSGKTTLIDACCHTSGASRRHGSSADGTALTMFTPEEVSHGISMNTSVAYATWNDAKINFVDTPGYLDFLGETKAGIRVADGALICLAGPSGVEVGTERVWELVQERHLPAMLFVTMMDRPNADFERVYQDVKEHLTAKVIPVEVPIGSGEGFRGIVNLFADRAYFFKGDGSSDEYDERDIPPEMKETADRYYAELIETIAATDDTLLEHYLEGDTITREEAIHALKQAMLRGELYPLLCGVPTAEWGTRALLQRLVELMPSPQERPAEEAQGRTGNVIELRNLNSDPFAALVFKTTSEPHVGELSFFRIFGGSVKNGGEVLNASHDKAEKLAHLSIAQGKERVEIDELRAGDIGVVAKLRDTHTNDTLSAPSHPLTLAGVDFPEPDIAVALEAANRNDEDKLSVGLHKLHEEDPCFAAEYNAELGQTIARGLGELHLEVQMERLKRKNGVEVVIKAPRIPYRETIRAAAEGHGRHKKQTGGRGQFGDAHLRLKPLQRGGGYKFTDSIVGGVIPGKYIPAVDKGVQEAAQRGFLAGFPMVDFEAEVYFGSYHSVDSSEMAFKMAGILAFHAAAEKAQPVILEPIMEVEVFSPDEYVGDVIGDLNQRRGQILGMEPAGRSQKVRALVPQAELYKYSTTLRSLTQGRATHTRKFHSYQDVPQHEVPKLIEHVKKEREELAAAK from the coding sequence ATGGCGTCAGCGCCCAGTTTCACAACCGACCGCATCCGCAACGTGGTGGTGGTGGGCCACGGCGGCAGCGGCAAGACCACGCTGATCGACGCCTGCTGCCACACCTCGGGCGCCTCGCGCCGCCACGGCTCCAGCGCCGACGGCACCGCGCTCACCATGTTCACCCCCGAGGAGGTGTCGCACGGCATCTCCATGAACACCTCGGTGGCCTACGCCACCTGGAACGACGCCAAGATCAACTTCGTCGACACCCCCGGCTACCTGGACTTCCTGGGCGAGACCAAGGCCGGCATCCGCGTGGCCGACGGCGCGCTGATCTGCCTTGCCGGCCCCAGCGGCGTGGAGGTGGGCACCGAGCGCGTGTGGGAGCTGGTGCAGGAGCGGCATCTTCCCGCCATGCTCTTCGTGACCATGATGGACCGCCCGAACGCCGACTTCGAGCGCGTATACCAGGATGTGAAGGAGCACCTGACGGCCAAGGTCATCCCCGTCGAGGTGCCCATCGGCTCGGGCGAGGGGTTCAGGGGGATCGTGAACCTGTTCGCCGACAGGGCCTACTTCTTCAAGGGCGACGGGAGCAGCGACGAGTACGACGAGCGCGACATCCCGCCCGAGATGAAGGAGACCGCCGACCGCTACTACGCCGAGCTGATCGAGACCATCGCCGCGACGGACGACACGCTGCTGGAGCACTACCTGGAGGGCGACACCATCACCCGCGAGGAGGCGATCCACGCCCTGAAGCAGGCCATGCTCCGCGGCGAGCTGTACCCGCTGCTCTGCGGCGTGCCCACCGCCGAGTGGGGCACGCGCGCGCTGCTGCAGCGCCTGGTGGAGCTCATGCCCAGCCCGCAGGAGCGCCCCGCCGAGGAGGCGCAGGGGCGCACCGGGAACGTGATCGAGCTGCGCAACCTGAACAGCGACCCGTTCGCCGCGCTGGTGTTCAAGACCACCAGCGAGCCGCACGTGGGCGAGCTGTCGTTCTTCCGCATCTTCGGCGGGAGCGTGAAGAACGGCGGCGAGGTGCTGAACGCCAGCCACGACAAGGCCGAGAAGCTGGCCCACCTCTCCATCGCCCAGGGAAAGGAGCGGGTGGAGATCGACGAGCTGCGCGCCGGCGACATCGGCGTGGTGGCCAAGCTGCGCGACACGCACACCAACGACACGCTGAGCGCGCCCAGCCACCCGCTCACCCTGGCCGGCGTCGACTTCCCCGAGCCCGACATCGCCGTGGCGCTCGAGGCGGCCAACCGCAACGACGAGGACAAGCTCTCGGTGGGGCTGCACAAGCTGCACGAGGAGGACCCCTGCTTCGCGGCCGAATACAACGCCGAGCTGGGGCAGACCATCGCGCGCGGCCTGGGCGAGCTGCACCTGGAGGTGCAGATGGAGCGGCTGAAGCGGAAGAACGGGGTCGAAGTGGTCATCAAGGCGCCGCGCATCCCCTACCGCGAGACCATCCGCGCCGCGGCCGAGGGGCACGGGCGGCACAAGAAGCAGACCGGCGGCCGCGGCCAGTTCGGCGACGCGCACCTGCGCCTGAAGCCGCTGCAGCGCGGCGGCGGCTACAAGTTCACCGACTCCATCGTGGGCGGGGTCATTCCCGGCAAGTACATCCCCGCGGTCGACAAGGGGGTGCAGGAGGCGGCGCAGCGCGGCTTTCTGGCCGGCTTCCCCATGGTGGACTTCGAGGCCGAGGTGTACTTCGGCAGCTACCACTCGGTGGACAGCAGCGAGATGGCGTTCAAGATGGCCGGCATCCTGGCCTTCCACGCGGCCGCCGAGAAGGCGCAGCCGGTGATCCTGGAGCCGATCATGGAGGTGGAGGTGTTCAGCCCCGACGAGTACGTGGGCGACGTGATCGGCGACCTGAACCAGCGCCGCGGGCAGATCCTGGGGATGGAGCCGGCGGGGCGCAGCCAGAAGGTGCGCGCGCTGGTGCCGCAGGCCGAGCTGTACAAGTACAGCACCACGCTGCGCTCGCTCACGCAGGGACGCGCCACGCACACGCGCAAGTTCCACAGCTACCAGGACGTGCCGCAGCACGAGGTACCCAAGCTCATCGAGCACGTGAAGAAGGAGCGCGAGGAGCTCGCCGCCGCGAAGTAG
- a CDS encoding HAD family hydrolase translates to MTAAPLPRAILFDLDGTLIDTWRLYGESYQRALEPFLGHRLTDEDVARLRPTSERGFLRELLGPERGDACHAEFRRHYEELHGALADGVYDGVREMLAALRSAGYPLGIVTGKGRHAWEVTEREMALGPFAVVVTEDDAEAPKPDPRGLLAAAREMAVSPAEVVYVGDSTVDLEAGRAAGMRTAAVLWPKTGEGEAERFVNRIASLSPDWIFRHPADLTRTFARWC, encoded by the coding sequence ATGACCGCCGCACCGCTTCCGCGCGCCATCCTGTTCGACCTGGACGGCACGCTCATCGACACCTGGCGGCTGTACGGGGAAAGCTACCAGCGCGCGCTGGAGCCGTTCCTGGGCCACCGGCTGACCGACGAGGACGTCGCCCGGCTGCGCCCGACCTCGGAGCGCGGCTTCCTGCGCGAGCTGCTGGGCCCCGAGCGCGGCGACGCCTGCCATGCCGAGTTCCGCCGCCACTACGAAGAGCTGCACGGCGCGCTGGCCGACGGCGTGTACGACGGGGTGCGCGAGATGCTGGCCGCGCTGCGCTCCGCCGGCTACCCGCTCGGCATCGTCACCGGCAAGGGGCGCCACGCCTGGGAAGTCACCGAGCGGGAGATGGCGCTGGGCCCCTTCGCCGTGGTGGTGACGGAGGACGATGCGGAAGCGCCCAAGCCGGACCCGCGCGGCCTCCTGGCCGCCGCGCGCGAGATGGCGGTAAGCCCCGCGGAGGTCGTCTACGTCGGCGACTCGACGGTGGACCTGGAGGCGGGGCGCGCGGCGGGAATGCGCACCGCCGCCGTGCTCTGGCCCAAGACGGGTGAGGGCGAGGCGGAACGGTTCGTGAACAGGATCGCCTCCCTTTCGCCCGACTGGATCTTCCGCCATCCGGCGGACCTCACGCGGACGTTCGCACGCTGGTGCTGA
- a CDS encoding alpha/beta hydrolase — protein MSQEDTARDASAGRAWKDYHMIAEEGHTVVGTVKVLAGVESPQLGNARDLLVYLPPSYARGDRRYPVIYMHDGQNLFDRATSFGEEWEVDQTLEDVSAEGIEAIVVGIPNTPARLDEYSPFRDAGHKQGGKGDAYVDFIVQTVKPMVDADFRTRPERAATGVAGSSMGGLISLYAFFRNPEVFGFAGVMSPAFWFGGHRIYDWVRERPFAPGRIYLDVGTGEGREELNDTRRMKALLEEKGYRGGHDLLFYVELGGRHNERAWARRLHQALRFLLAVPPRLPAPKLQYSKL, from the coding sequence ATGTCACAGGAAGATACGGCGCGGGACGCGTCCGCCGGGCGGGCGTGGAAGGACTACCACATGATCGCCGAGGAGGGGCACACCGTGGTCGGCACCGTGAAGGTGCTGGCGGGGGTGGAAAGCCCGCAGCTCGGCAACGCGCGCGACCTGCTGGTCTACCTTCCGCCGTCGTACGCGCGCGGCGACCGGCGCTACCCGGTCATCTACATGCACGACGGGCAGAACCTGTTCGACCGCGCCACCAGCTTCGGCGAGGAGTGGGAAGTGGACCAGACGCTCGAGGACGTGAGCGCCGAGGGGATCGAGGCGATCGTGGTGGGCATTCCCAACACCCCGGCGCGGCTGGACGAGTACAGCCCGTTCCGCGACGCCGGCCACAAGCAGGGCGGGAAGGGCGACGCCTACGTGGACTTCATCGTCCAGACGGTGAAGCCCATGGTGGACGCCGACTTCCGCACCCGCCCCGAGCGCGCGGCCACGGGCGTCGCCGGCTCGTCGATGGGGGGACTCATCTCCCTCTATGCCTTCTTCCGCAACCCCGAGGTCTTCGGCTTCGCGGGGGTGATGAGCCCGGCGTTCTGGTTCGGCGGCCACCGCATCTACGACTGGGTGCGCGAGCGGCCGTTCGCGCCGGGGCGCATCTACCTGGACGTGGGGACGGGCGAGGGGCGCGAGGAGTTGAACGACACGCGGCGGATGAAGGCGCTGCTCGAGGAGAAGGGCTACCGCGGCGGCCACGACCTGCTGTTCTACGTGGAGCTGGGCGGCCGCCACAACGAGCGCGCCTGGGCTCGCCGCCTTCACCAGGCGCTGCGCTTCCTCCTTGCCGTCCCCCCGCGGCTGCCCGCGCCCAAGCTGCAGTACTCCAAGCTGTAG
- a CDS encoding gamma-glutamyl-gamma-aminobutyrate hydrolase family protein, protein MQQRPVIGIPTQTLQSIDRIPEDLPASWVMNQRYFHACTEVGAVPWMVPLLDDDPETLRAIYDRLDGIFLPGGVDMDPRSYGCAAHELCGRTDPPRDAVELAFARWAIEDGKPVFGVCRGMQVLNVAAGGSLVQDCGTLYQGAIKHDYFPGAGWARDYLAHPIRIAEGSRLHQAFGVTEAPVNSMHHQGICDLGEGLVATAWATDGLVEALESAREDHFLVGVQWHPEMLLDTDEGTRRLFEAFIEAANQYHNAAMLA, encoded by the coding sequence ATGCAGCAACGTCCCGTCATCGGCATTCCCACGCAGACGCTCCAGTCCATCGACCGCATCCCCGAGGACCTTCCGGCGTCCTGGGTGATGAACCAGCGGTATTTCCACGCGTGCACCGAGGTCGGCGCGGTCCCGTGGATGGTGCCGCTCCTGGACGACGACCCGGAAACGCTCCGCGCCATCTACGACCGCCTGGACGGGATCTTTCTTCCCGGCGGCGTGGACATGGACCCGCGCTCGTACGGCTGCGCGGCCCACGAGCTGTGCGGCCGCACCGACCCGCCGCGCGACGCGGTGGAGCTGGCGTTCGCGCGCTGGGCCATCGAGGACGGCAAGCCGGTCTTCGGCGTGTGCCGGGGGATGCAGGTGCTGAACGTGGCGGCGGGCGGCAGCCTGGTGCAGGACTGCGGCACGCTGTACCAGGGCGCCATCAAGCACGACTACTTCCCCGGCGCCGGCTGGGCGCGCGACTACCTGGCGCACCCCATCCGCATCGCCGAGGGGTCGCGGCTGCACCAGGCGTTCGGGGTCACGGAGGCGCCCGTCAACTCCATGCACCACCAGGGGATCTGCGACCTGGGCGAGGGGCTGGTCGCCACCGCGTGGGCCACGGACGGCCTGGTCGAGGCGCTGGAGTCGGCGCGCGAGGACCACTTCCTGGTGGGTGTGCAGTGGCACCCCGAGATGCTGCTGGACACCGACGAGGGCACCCGCCGCCTCTTCGAGGCCTTCATCGAGGCCGCCAACCAGTACCACAACGCGGCGATGCTGGCCTGA
- a CDS encoding queuosine precursor transporter, translating to MPRSETAPHAPRRYRYYDLIMAAFVTVLLCSNLIGVGKPTHVGPVVFGAGVLFFPISYLFGDVLTEVYGYARARRVVWAGFGALIFASLMSWIILALPAAPGWQGQATMQAVFGQTPRIVLASLVAFWAGEFANSFTLAKMKLRTGGRFLWMRTIGSTVVGEAVDSLIFYPAAFLGVWDTATVVKVVLSNYVIKVAWEAVATPLTYRIVAFLKRHEHEDWFDRDTDFTPFSLSVE from the coding sequence ATGCCCCGCTCCGAAACCGCCCCGCACGCGCCGCGCAGGTACCGGTACTACGACCTGATCATGGCGGCGTTCGTGACCGTGCTGCTGTGCTCCAACCTGATCGGCGTGGGCAAGCCGACGCACGTGGGGCCGGTGGTGTTCGGCGCGGGCGTGCTCTTCTTCCCCATCAGCTACCTGTTCGGCGACGTGCTGACGGAGGTGTACGGCTACGCGCGGGCGCGGCGCGTGGTGTGGGCCGGCTTCGGCGCGCTGATCTTCGCCTCGCTCATGAGCTGGATCATCCTGGCGCTGCCGGCGGCGCCGGGGTGGCAGGGGCAGGCGACGATGCAGGCGGTGTTCGGGCAGACGCCGCGCATCGTCCTGGCCTCGCTGGTCGCCTTCTGGGCGGGGGAGTTCGCCAACTCGTTCACCCTGGCCAAGATGAAGCTGCGCACCGGCGGCCGCTTCCTGTGGATGCGCACCATCGGCTCCACCGTCGTGGGCGAGGCGGTGGACTCGCTCATCTTCTACCCCGCCGCCTTCCTGGGCGTGTGGGACACGGCCACGGTCGTGAAGGTGGTCCTCTCCAACTACGTCATCAAGGTCGCGTGGGAGGCCGTGGCCACGCCGCTCACCTACCGCATCGTCGCCTTCCTGAAGCGCCACGAGCACGAGGACTGGTTCGACCGCGACACCGACTTCACCCCGT